The following proteins come from a genomic window of Bactrocera tryoni isolate S06 chromosome 1, CSIRO_BtryS06_freeze2, whole genome shotgun sequence:
- the LOC120766871 gene encoding histone-lysine N-methyltransferase SETMAR-like, which yields MSCNENASESVKNKDKNVERDVNGDKNVERGVNDDKDVERDVNDDKDVERDVNDDKDVEKDVNGDKGVERDVVVNEDVEKDAVIKFLFLKGNTPSQIKDELDSVYGDSAPSFTTVKFWAAKFKRGHRSLEDDERPGRPKTVTSNDNIAKVHQLVLDDRRIKVREIAEIVKMSKERVCHILNQDLGMRKLSARWVPRLLTLDHKRARMNISSALLAQFRGNTTKFWRRLITVDETWIHHYTPETKIQSKQWIEKGEPAPKKPKAVYSAGKVMASVFLGQP from the exons ATGAGCTGCAATGAAAATGCAAGTGAGtctgttaaaaataaagataaaaacgTTGAAAGAGACGTTAATGGCGATAAAAACGTTGAAAGAGGCGTTAATGACGATAAAGACGTTGAAAGAGACGTTAATGACGATAAAGACGTTGAAAGAGACGTTAATGACGATAAAGACGTTGAAAAAGACGTTAATGGCGATAAAGGCGTTGAAAGAGACGTCGTTGTCAATGAAGACGTTGAAAAAgac gctgtaattaaatttttatttttgaaaggcaATACGCCTTCACAAATCAAAGATGAGTTGGACTCTGTGTACGGTGACTCTGCACCATCGTTTACCACCGTAAAATTTTGGGCAGCTAAATTTAAACGTGGTCACAGGAGCTTGGAAGATGATGAACGTCCTGGGCGTCCAAAAACTGTAACCAGTAACGATAACATCGCTAAAGTTCATCAATTGGTTCTAGACGACCGCCGGATTAAAGTTAGGGAAATAGCTGAGATTGTGAAGATGTCAAAAGAACGTGTTTGTCACATATTAAACCAAGATTTGGGCATGAGAAAGCTGTCCGCGCGTTGGGTGCCGCGTTTGCTTACGCTAGACCACAAACGTGCGCGCATGAATATTTCCAGCGCTCTGTTGGCTCAGTTTAGAGGCAATACTACCAAGTTTTGGCGCCGATTGATAACTGTAGACGAAACTTGGATTCATCATTATACGCCCGAAACAAAAATCCAATCTAAACAGTGGATTGAAAAGGGGGAACCGGCCCCAAAAAAACCTAAAGCTGTGTATTCGGCTGGGAAAGTGATGGCGAGTGTTTTTTTGGGACagccataa